A region from the Spirochaeta thermophila DSM 6192 genome encodes:
- a CDS encoding alpha-N-arabinofuranosidase: MNRVIVYPEPSWKIPREIYGHFAEHLGRCIYEGIWVGEDSPIPNIRGYRKDVVEALRRIRIPVLRWPGGCFADEYHWKDGVGPRESRPKRVNTHWGRVIETNHFGTHEFLDFCELLGCEPYVAANVGSGTVQEMAEWIEYMTFSGDSEMAEWRRKNGREAPWRLKFLGIGNETWGCGGTMRPEFYADLYRRYRTYVRDYGEEPIYKIASGANVDDYRWTEVLMREAAHLMDGLSLHYYTVPGTWEEKGAATGFGEEEWFETLKKALFMETLVVRHGTIMDRYDPERRVGLIVDEWGTWYRVEEGTHPAFLYQQNTIRDALVAGIHLNIFNRHAYRVRMANLAQLVNVLQALFLTEGERTVLTPTYHVFDLYAPHQEGEHLPLRYEGDEYRMGKETIPLVSASASRKSGRIHLTLCNLHHEKQVELTCEFMGTAVTYQGGRILSAETIDAHNTFEDPDRVMPRPFDGGVVSKEGVVRTALPPRSVVALSFSSEEKGG; this comes from the coding sequence ATGAATAGAGTCATAGTGTATCCGGAGCCCTCGTGGAAGATTCCACGAGAGATCTACGGTCACTTCGCAGAACATCTCGGGCGGTGTATCTACGAAGGGATATGGGTGGGGGAGGATTCCCCCATACCCAACATCAGAGGGTACCGAAAGGATGTGGTGGAGGCCCTGCGAAGGATAAGGATTCCCGTGCTTCGCTGGCCCGGGGGATGCTTTGCCGATGAGTATCACTGGAAGGATGGGGTGGGACCGAGGGAGAGCCGGCCCAAAAGGGTCAACACCCACTGGGGAAGGGTGATCGAGACGAACCACTTCGGTACGCATGAGTTCCTCGACTTCTGTGAGCTTTTGGGGTGTGAGCCCTACGTGGCTGCCAACGTGGGGAGCGGGACCGTGCAGGAGATGGCGGAATGGATAGAGTACATGACCTTTTCCGGTGACTCCGAGATGGCGGAGTGGAGGAGGAAGAACGGCCGGGAGGCCCCCTGGCGGCTCAAGTTTCTCGGTATCGGGAACGAGACGTGGGGGTGTGGGGGCACCATGCGTCCCGAGTTCTACGCCGATCTCTACAGGCGGTACCGCACCTATGTCCGTGATTACGGAGAGGAGCCCATCTACAAGATCGCCTCGGGTGCGAACGTGGACGACTACCGGTGGACCGAGGTACTCATGAGAGAGGCGGCCCACCTCATGGACGGGCTCAGCCTCCACTACTACACCGTGCCGGGCACCTGGGAGGAAAAAGGGGCTGCGACGGGTTTTGGCGAGGAGGAGTGGTTCGAGACCCTCAAGAAGGCGCTCTTCATGGAGACGCTCGTTGTGCGGCACGGCACGATCATGGACCGGTACGATCCGGAACGAAGGGTGGGGCTCATCGTGGACGAGTGGGGCACCTGGTACCGGGTGGAAGAGGGGACCCATCCCGCGTTCCTCTATCAGCAGAACACCATCAGGGATGCCCTGGTGGCGGGGATCCACCTCAACATCTTCAACCGTCACGCCTACAGGGTGAGGATGGCGAATCTCGCCCAGCTCGTCAACGTGCTCCAGGCCCTCTTCCTCACCGAAGGTGAGCGTACTGTCCTGACCCCCACGTACCATGTCTTCGATCTCTATGCCCCCCACCAGGAGGGGGAGCATCTTCCCCTCCGTTACGAGGGAGACGAGTACCGTATGGGAAAGGAGACGATTCCTCTCGTGAGCGCGTCCGCATCGAGAAAAAGCGGGAGGATCCACCTCACCCTGTGCAATCTCCATCACGAGAAACAGGTGGAACTCACCTGCGAGTTCATGGGCACCGCCGTCACCTATCAGGGAGGACGTATCCTCAGTGCGGAGACGATCGATGCTCACAATACATTCGAAGATCCGGACAGGGTCATGCCCCGGCCCTTCGATGGAGGAGTTGTCTCGAAGGAAGGGGTGGTGCGGACGGCCCTTCCTCCCAGATCCGTCGTGGCCTTGAGCTTCTCATCCGAGGAAAAGGGGGGGTGA
- a CDS encoding DUF1015 domain-containing protein, producing the protein MSKSTSPDALPRLPLLPTTILLPREDIDLHRWAVIACDQFTSQPEYWREVERIVGEAPSTLHLILPEVHLDEPDLEARIARIHHTMRTYLDSRLLRPLPPGAVLTRRTTPYGRTRTGLLLSVDLEAYSYQDPASASIIPTEATVPERIPPRLRIRRGAPLELPHTLLLVDDRRAPLIAPLTPRRTLYHTPLMLGGGTVTGAFIPEEEILPHLERTLPLLAEQGIIAAVGDGNHSLATAKTLWEEHLRAGAPPTHPARYSLVEVVSIHDPGLAIEPIHRILFAAPLPALLDHLAPHATTHRPISPDDIPTLLHTHPSSAVLFDGTRAHHLLLPTPTLPVETLQPLLDTFLEGHPGVHIDYTHGLTHTMDLAPQGTAILLPPIPRETIFEALSRRTVLPRKSFSLGEPEEKRYYLEARCIL; encoded by the coding sequence ATGAGCAAGAGCACATCGCCGGACGCACTTCCACGTCTCCCCCTCCTCCCCACCACCATCCTCCTCCCACGCGAGGACATCGACCTCCATCGCTGGGCCGTGATCGCCTGCGATCAGTTCACCTCCCAGCCCGAGTACTGGCGCGAGGTGGAGCGCATCGTCGGGGAGGCCCCCTCCACCCTCCACCTCATCCTCCCCGAAGTCCACCTGGACGAACCCGACCTCGAGGCGCGCATCGCCCGTATCCACCACACCATGCGCACCTATCTGGACTCCCGCCTCCTCCGCCCCCTCCCCCCCGGCGCCGTCCTCACCCGCCGCACCACCCCCTACGGCCGCACCAGAACCGGCCTCCTCCTCTCCGTGGACCTGGAGGCCTACTCCTACCAGGACCCCGCCTCCGCCTCTATCATCCCCACCGAAGCCACTGTCCCCGAGCGCATCCCCCCCCGCCTCCGCATCCGCCGCGGCGCCCCCCTCGAACTCCCCCACACCCTCCTCCTCGTCGACGACCGCCGTGCCCCCCTCATCGCCCCCCTCACCCCCCGCCGCACCCTCTACCACACCCCCCTCATGCTCGGAGGCGGCACCGTGACCGGCGCCTTCATCCCCGAGGAAGAGATCCTTCCCCACCTGGAACGCACCCTCCCCCTCCTCGCCGAGCAGGGCATCATCGCCGCCGTAGGAGACGGCAATCACTCCCTCGCCACGGCCAAAACCCTGTGGGAAGAACACCTACGTGCAGGCGCCCCACCCACCCACCCCGCCCGGTACAGCCTCGTGGAAGTGGTGAGCATCCACGACCCCGGCCTCGCCATAGAACCCATACACCGCATCCTCTTCGCCGCCCCCCTCCCCGCCCTTCTCGACCACCTCGCCCCCCACGCGACCACCCATCGCCCCATCTCACCCGACGACATCCCCACCCTTCTCCACACCCATCCCTCCTCCGCCGTCCTCTTCGACGGAACCCGGGCTCACCACCTCCTCCTCCCCACCCCCACCCTCCCCGTGGAGACCCTTCAACCCCTCCTCGACACCTTCCTCGAAGGGCACCCCGGGGTTCACATCGACTACACCCACGGCCTCACCCACACCATGGACCTCGCACCCCAAGGCACCGCCATCCTCCTCCCTCCCATCCCCCGGGAAACCATCTTCGAGGCACTCTCCCGCCGCACCGTACTCCCGAGAAAAAGCTTTTCACTCGGAGAACCAGAAGAGAAACGCTACTACCTCGAGGCCCGCTGCATCCTGTGA
- a CDS encoding alpha-N-arabinofuranosidase — MQQAKIILDRDFVIGEVDRYLYGSFIEHLGRAVYSGIYEPGHPDADEQGFRKDVLQLVKDLGVTIVRYPGGNFVSGYNWTDGIGPKERRPRRLELAWHSIETNEVGIDEFVDWARKAGVDVMAAVNLGTGTPQEAGYFIEYCNHPSGTYWSDLRIEYGHKDPHSIKVWCLGNEMDGPWQICHLEADDYGKKALETAKIMKWVDPEIKLVASGSSTSFMPTFPEWDRMILEYLYDHVDYISLHRYYENEGDVGDFLASFIDMDRFIRAVVATADFVKAKKRSAKSLMLSFDEWNVWYQKKLKLMPWETAPPILEDRYSLLDALVVGGLIATLINNADRVKMACLAQLVNVIAPIYTERGGRAIKQTIYHPFQLAAAYGRGEALKPIVKAPTYGTRTYEEVPLVYPAATYDEASGDITVFVLNTSQEVPVEVELDFRSFDGVSFVEHIVLDGPDLHAINTFEEPDKVHPRREKRVEPMKTDVFSVALPRLSWNVLRFRRKRDE; from the coding sequence ATGCAACAGGCGAAGATCATTCTCGATCGTGATTTCGTGATCGGAGAGGTGGATCGGTATCTCTACGGTTCGTTCATCGAACACCTCGGTCGAGCGGTCTATTCCGGGATCTATGAACCGGGGCACCCGGATGCCGATGAGCAGGGATTCAGGAAGGATGTCCTTCAGCTGGTGAAGGATCTGGGAGTCACCATCGTGAGGTATCCCGGGGGGAATTTCGTCTCCGGCTACAACTGGACCGACGGAATAGGGCCGAAAGAACGTCGCCCACGGAGGCTCGAGCTCGCCTGGCATTCCATCGAGACGAACGAGGTGGGCATAGACGAGTTCGTGGACTGGGCCCGCAAGGCGGGTGTGGATGTGATGGCTGCTGTCAACCTCGGGACCGGTACCCCTCAGGAGGCGGGGTACTTCATCGAGTACTGCAATCACCCGTCTGGTACGTACTGGAGCGATCTCAGGATCGAGTACGGACACAAGGATCCTCATTCGATCAAGGTATGGTGCCTGGGAAACGAGATGGATGGTCCTTGGCAGATCTGCCATCTCGAGGCAGACGATTACGGCAAGAAGGCCCTTGAGACGGCGAAGATCATGAAGTGGGTCGATCCGGAGATCAAGTTGGTGGCGAGCGGGAGCTCCACCTCCTTCATGCCCACCTTCCCGGAATGGGACAGGATGATTCTCGAATACCTCTACGACCATGTGGATTACATCTCCCTCCATCGCTACTACGAGAACGAGGGAGATGTGGGCGATTTCCTGGCGTCTTTCATCGATATGGATCGGTTCATCCGTGCGGTGGTTGCCACGGCGGATTTCGTGAAGGCCAAGAAGAGGAGCGCCAAGTCGCTCATGCTCTCGTTCGACGAATGGAATGTGTGGTATCAGAAGAAGCTGAAACTCATGCCCTGGGAGACGGCACCTCCCATCCTCGAGGACAGATATTCGTTGCTCGATGCGCTGGTGGTCGGGGGGCTGATCGCTACATTGATAAACAATGCGGATCGGGTCAAGATGGCGTGTCTGGCTCAGCTTGTGAACGTGATCGCACCCATCTATACTGAACGGGGGGGGAGGGCCATCAAACAGACCATCTACCATCCTTTCCAGCTCGCTGCCGCGTATGGAAGAGGTGAGGCCCTCAAACCCATCGTGAAGGCGCCCACCTATGGAACGAGGACCTATGAGGAGGTGCCCTTAGTCTATCCTGCCGCCACCTACGATGAGGCCTCGGGTGACATCACGGTGTTCGTGCTCAATACCTCCCAGGAGGTTCCCGTGGAGGTGGAGCTGGATTTCCGTTCTTTCGATGGGGTTTCCTTTGTGGAGCATATCGTCTTGGATGGCCCCGATCTCCACGCGATCAACACCTTCGAGGAGCCGGACAAGGTGCACCCCCGTCGGGAGAAACGTGTGGAACCGATGAAAACGGATGTCTTTTCGGTTGCTCTCCCCAGACTGTCGTGGAACGTGCTCAGGTTCAGGAGGAAGCGTGATGAATAG
- a CDS encoding sn-glycerol-1-phosphate dehydrogenase, whose product MKGFQLEGDVLCVADEYTWEVQGKELYRVLRGRVGRSVRSFVFPGRKRLHPDEHAVGSLTISAHSGVGMIVAVGSGTLNDICRFVSFVLGIPYVVVATAPSMDGYASSVSPLLVDGKKQTFPAHVPLGVFASRRVLQDAPSELIRAGVGDMIGKKTALTDWRLSHGRRGEYYCPEVASLMEQAVDAALDSLRSGDGTTAVDVTALMEGLVLSGLAMEYVGSSRPASGSEHHLVHYWEYRLLDAGVEPPFFHGSAVGVATLCIAHCYAFMNARLPDLVSDLGLVPPSPSEVHTLLVSSGLKIRPGRLGIDGNLLHDSIRHASELRPHRYTILQMAREMDLIDDMADYVVSHLGEK is encoded by the coding sequence TTGAAGGGTTTCCAGCTGGAAGGGGATGTGTTGTGCGTGGCGGATGAGTACACATGGGAGGTACAGGGGAAGGAGCTATACCGGGTGCTCAGGGGGCGCGTGGGGCGATCCGTTCGATCGTTTGTCTTTCCGGGTCGGAAGAGACTTCATCCTGATGAACACGCCGTGGGATCGCTCACGATTTCCGCACATTCCGGGGTGGGCATGATCGTGGCCGTGGGCTCCGGGACTCTCAACGATATATGCCGATTCGTCTCGTTCGTGCTGGGCATCCCATATGTGGTGGTGGCGACTGCTCCCTCGATGGACGGCTATGCATCTTCCGTGAGCCCTCTCCTTGTGGATGGAAAGAAGCAGACCTTTCCCGCTCATGTGCCGCTCGGTGTCTTTGCGTCACGGAGGGTGCTCCAGGATGCACCGTCGGAATTGATCCGGGCCGGAGTGGGAGACATGATAGGAAAGAAGACCGCCCTCACGGACTGGCGGCTCTCCCACGGGAGGAGGGGGGAATACTACTGTCCAGAAGTAGCATCCCTCATGGAGCAGGCGGTGGATGCGGCGCTCGACTCCCTTCGATCCGGAGATGGGACGACAGCCGTGGACGTTACTGCCCTCATGGAGGGGCTTGTCCTTTCCGGCCTTGCGATGGAATACGTGGGCAGTTCCCGTCCCGCCTCCGGCTCGGAACATCACCTCGTGCACTACTGGGAGTACAGACTCCTCGATGCGGGGGTGGAGCCTCCCTTTTTCCATGGATCCGCCGTAGGCGTCGCCACGCTGTGTATCGCCCACTGCTATGCCTTCATGAACGCGCGCCTTCCAGATCTGGTCTCGGATCTGGGCCTTGTTCCGCCTTCCCCTTCGGAGGTGCATACCTTGCTCGTCTCCTCGGGATTGAAGATAAGGCCGGGCCGATTGGGCATCGATGGAAACCTCCTCCATGACAGTATCCGTCATGCGAGTGAGTTGCGGCCTCATAGGTACACCATATTGCAGATGGCACGAGAGATGGACCTCATCGATGACATGGCCGACTATGTGGTATCCCACCTGGGGGAAAAGTAG
- a CDS encoding glycoside hydrolase family 43 protein — protein sequence MILSILLFSYSTGCRLLPEGEVDPTPWDNPIIRDIYSADPAALVHGDTLYLYVGHDEAPEDATTYAMNDWYCYSTKDMIHWTNHGPVLSVRDFSWADGNVWAGQVVYRNGTFYYYVSVSQSSTGGMAIGVAVSDSPTGPFKDALGRALITSNMTKFSGQPRWSWDDIDPTVLIDDDGQAYLYFGNTYPKYVKLNEDMISFDEETGIQPLLLPFVAGLPFTEALWIHKYKGTYYLSWAAGWEEQLVYATSDYPTGPWKPGGKLMTHAENCNTSHHAIVEFKGKGYIFYHNGTLPGGGSYRRSVCAEYLTYDEEGNIPLISPSP from the coding sequence GTGATCCTCTCGATTCTTCTTTTCTCCTATTCCACAGGGTGTCGCCTCCTCCCGGAAGGCGAGGTGGACCCTACCCCCTGGGACAACCCCATCATACGAGACATCTATTCAGCGGATCCTGCAGCACTTGTCCATGGAGATACGCTTTATCTTTATGTAGGACATGATGAGGCCCCAGAAGATGCAACCACGTATGCGATGAACGACTGGTACTGTTACTCCACGAAAGACATGATCCACTGGACCAACCACGGGCCGGTGCTCTCCGTTAGGGATTTCTCGTGGGCAGATGGTAACGTCTGGGCGGGACAGGTGGTATATCGGAACGGCACGTTCTACTACTATGTGAGTGTGTCCCAGAGTTCCACAGGGGGTATGGCGATAGGGGTAGCGGTTTCGGACAGTCCGACCGGTCCCTTCAAGGACGCCCTGGGAAGGGCACTCATTACCTCCAACATGACGAAGTTTTCCGGGCAACCGAGATGGAGCTGGGACGATATCGACCCCACTGTGCTCATCGATGACGACGGTCAGGCGTATCTGTACTTCGGCAACACCTACCCCAAGTATGTAAAACTCAATGAAGACATGATCAGCTTCGACGAAGAGACCGGTATCCAGCCTCTCCTCCTTCCCTTCGTAGCGGGACTTCCCTTTACAGAAGCCCTGTGGATTCACAAATACAAAGGAACGTACTACCTCTCGTGGGCTGCCGGATGGGAGGAACAGCTGGTGTACGCCACGAGTGACTATCCGACCGGCCCATGGAAACCCGGAGGAAAACTGATGACCCATGCGGAAAATTGCAATACGAGTCATCATGCGATCGTCGAGTTCAAGGGGAAGGGATACATCTTCTATCACAACGGTACGCTTCCAGGCGGAGGATCCTATCGGAGATCAGTGTGCGCCGAATATCTCACCTACGACGAGGAGGGGAACATACCTCTTATCTCCCCCTCACCTTGA